A portion of the Rhizoctonia solani chromosome 6, complete sequence genome contains these proteins:
- a CDS encoding Vegetative incompatibility protein HET-E-1, whose amino-acid sequence MQPRRVFGTLPQLDNPEHDHVMELTSPMQGMEQGHQEGVGITPSKQADQPDMESFQLATARILDPRHENPGNNTPLEDPATREKETPLVDEATRNKTVKDFIEDFFAKFPEETQPPKTEANRKWITNDHLTSTQKVYGFLMELVMGVKRLEKHIDNHLKMEQEMLDQGISQEVIDELDKILPLSSLWEAENNSESNSDKSGSTEIQCENIMPAIRTETRISKATGNATSYHLDRSSEHRTKFPWSQDNLDQWAPPDPSMGWDMGNDQPPITNIYDWHKVITRCDSFQQSKAYAKLLDPSATLDYIPMGQQWKCYWIGRTLRCPIRGYLRWVGSEPPKQPKLMQSTKFFVCRGNVGASVEDVVRAPVLKHTRKLAEWHLDIEEIDPEWWIPISTVREWLAAEIENWKNKLPSGLGGYVDNLTPEDVYYMILERKMSIEDLHDWLKQWAMQAAQNDLSRSISNLAIHELSDEGGHESDLESNKAMNKWNPLDYADGM is encoded by the exons ATGCAACCTAGGCGTGTATTTGGGACTTTGCCCCAATTGGATAACCCTGAACATGATCATGTCATGGAGCTGACATCTCCTATGCAAGGCATGGAACAGGGACATCAGGAAGGAGTAGGAATTACCCCTTCTAAACAGGCTGACCAACCGGATATGGAATCATTTCAACTTGCCACAGCTAGGATCCTAGACCCTAGGCATGAGAATCCAGGGAATAACACACCCTTGGAGGACCCTGCCaccagggaaaaggaaacccctttgGTAGATGAGGCAACCAGGAATAAGACAGTGAAGgattttattgaagacttctttgccaaattcccTGAGGAAACTCAACCACCAAAAACTGAGGCAAACAGGAAATGGATTACTAATGACCACCTTACAAGTACCCAAAAGGTCTATGGATTCTTAATGGAACTAGTAATGGGAGTCAAAAGGTTGGagaaacatattgacaaccatctaaagatggaacaggaaatgCTGGATCAAGGCATTTCTCAGGAGGTGATTGATGAATTGGATAAAATACTTCCCTTGTCTTCCCTCTGGGAGGCTGAGAACAACAGTGAATCCAATTCTGATAAATCAGGGTCTACTGAAATCCAATGTGAG AACATCATGCCTGCCATCAGAACAGAGACCAGGATCTCCAAGGCCACTGGAAATGCCACCTCTTACCACCTTGATAGATCCAGTGAGCACAGGACCAAGTTCCCTTGGTCCCAGGACAACCTGGATCAATGGGCACCCCCAGATCCATCCATGGGCTGGGACATGGGGAATGATCAACCCCCTATCACCAACATCTATGACTGGCATAAGGTCATCACAAGAtgtgactccttccaacaatccaaggcttatgccaaactacttgatccctcagcaacccttgattacataccaatgggTCAACAATGGAAATGCTACTGGATTGGAAGAACCCTACGCTGTCCAATCAGGGGATACCTCCGCTGGGTTGGCAGTGAGCcaccaaaacaacccaaactaaTGCAAAGTACCAAGTTCTTTGTGTGTAGAGGTAATGTGGGTGCCTCTGTGGAGGATGTAGTGAGGGCCCCAGTGCTAAAGCacacaaggaagttggcagagtggcatctagacattgaggaaattgatcctgaatggtggataccaatctcaacagtaagggaatggctggctgcagaaattgaaaactggaaaaacaaactgccatcaggcttaggtggctatgtggacaacctcactcctgaggatGTCTATTACATGATCCTAGAACGCAAAATGAGCATAGAGGATCTACATGactggctcaaacaatgGGCCATGCAAGCAGCTCAGAATGATCTGAGCAGAAGTATATCCAACTTAGCAATCCATGAATTAAGTGATGAAGGAGGACATGAGTCTGACCTTGAAAGTAACAAGGCCATGAACAAATGGAATCCCTTGGATTATGCTGATGGAATGTGA
- a CDS encoding cytochrome P450 family protein encodes MPLVGLYLPAPWLVFGGLVVLAINWLRCPTVLAKLPSPPGGNWLFGHFKSLVGAHGFEFQRGVFTTHGPTSVLKGFLGSQIIFTINPAIIHTVQIKEKDKFHCAKGPTIMVCSILGGGLLGLPSHKHRVQCKMPIFMGIAKEATGSINKELSLSQGSKEVNVFPWATAAALDLVGKAGLGYAFNLFAGDQNKYSTAIKSVTNDLASTAGRGRDIMTLLMKANESKGTNSYIDHKSMVGHMNVFIFAGHETTRCKEDTVLPLDYPLDTPSGKITSIPVRKGACVFLSNTFFNQNKLIWGKQAEEFLPERWIGKKIDEVTQTGSCLPGVYSSMMTFGLGSYACIGFKFAVMEIS; translated from the exons ATGCCTCTTGTTGGCTTATATCTTCCTGCGCCATGGCTGGTGTTTGGCGGACTTGTTGTCCTTGCCATTAATTGGTTGCGTTGCCCAACGGTTTTGGCTAAACTTCCCAGTCCCCCAGGTGGGAATTGGCTTTTTG GTCATTTCAAGAGTCTTGTGGGAGCCCACGGTTTTGAGTTTCAAAGAGGAGTGTTCACCACTCATGGCCCCACGTCTGTGCTCAAAGGATTCTTGGGA TCCCAAATTATATTCACAATCAACCCAGCCATTATTCACACCGTTCAGATCAAGGAAAAGGACAAATTCCACTGTGCTAAAGGTCCTACCAT TATGGTTTGCTCCATCCTTGGAGGGGGATTACTAGGGCTCCCTT CTCACAAGCACCGGGTTCAGTGCAAG ATGCCTATCTTTATGGGAATCGCCAAGGAG GCCACCGGTTCAATCAACAAGGAGCTTTCATTGTCTCAGGGATCTAAGGAAGTCAATGTTTTCCCATGGGCAACTGCCGCTGCCTTAGATCTAGTTGGCAAAGCTGGACTTGGATATGCATTTAACTTGTTTGCTGGAGATCAAAACAAATACAGCACTGCAATCAAGAGTGTCAC GAATGATTTGGCTTCTACGGCAGGAAGGGGAAGAGATATTATGACTCTCCTAA TGAAAGCAAATGAGTCCAAAGGAACCAACTCGTATATTGACCACAAGTCAATGGTTGGTCACATGAA CGTTTTCATTTTTGCAGGTCATGAAACCACAAG ATGCAAAGAGGATACTGTGCTTCCTCTGGACTATCCACTTGATACCCCCTCTGGAAAAATCACCAGTATACCTGTTAGAAAGGGCGCTTGTGTCTTCCTAAGTAACACGTTTTTCAACCAAAACAAGTTGATCTGGGGCAAACAAGCTGAGGAGTTCTTGCCTGAGCGGTGGATAGGAAAAAAGATTGATGAGGTCACTCAAACGGGATCCTGCTTGCCCGGAGTCTATTCTTCAAT GATGACATTTGGATTGGGTTCCTATGCTTGCAT cggATTCAAATTTGCGGTTATGGAAATTAGTTGA
- a CDS encoding ricin-type beta-trefoil lectin domain protein, with the protein MSLSAGVYRIKNVDSGTYLVLPSSAKDTVIVCAAAPATDKKSLWRLVPSGGKFKLKNLEFNQECTIQGTTYAVAAASGYEWNFLSAGGGAHYIDSGINGVVIQKQKSSNKAELGAVTGANHQKWVFETAKDPESGSGGGGGGGGGGGGGGGGEEEEEEERWNLTTRKKAPSISQKAHTLSGMSRIFGYGANGGANQKWEVKRSGVAPAVTLRCVATDKYAAFSALKSGTELRSSSTTQEYFILPADKGYYISAVKKPGYVYDLTDGSSKDETPIKLVINYGLDHQKWLFERV; encoded by the exons ATGTCGCTCAGTGCTGGAGTATATCGTATCAAAAACGTCGATAGCGGCACCTACTTGGTTTTGCCCTCATCGGCGAAAGATACGGTCATTGTCTGTGCTGCCGCACCGGCAACTGATAAAAAGTCGCTG TGGCGCCTTGTGCCTTCCGGTGGAAAATTTAAACTGAAAAATCTGGAATTCAACCAAGAATGCACGATACAAGGAACCACATACGCTGTTGCTGCGGCTAGTGGCTACGAATGGAACTTCCTCAGTGCTGGGGGCGGTGCGCATTA TATCGACTCCGGCATCAATGGCGTCGTTATACAAAAGCAAAAG TCTTCCAACAAA GCTGAATTGGGTGCTGTTACCGGTGCAAATCATCAGAAATGGGTCTTTGAGACGGCCAA AGATCCCGAATCCGGCTCTGGAGGCGGCGGCggcggaggaggaggaggaggaggaggaggaggaggagaggaggaggaggaggaggagaggTGGAACCTTACGACCCGCAAGAAGGCGCCTTCCATATCCCAGAAGGCACATACGTTATCAGGAATGTCAAGA ATCTTTGGTTACGGGGCGAATGGAGGTGCCAATCAAAAG TGGGAAGTTAAGCGAAGTGGCGTAGCTCCTGCTGTGACCCTTCGTTGCGTGGCCACTGATAAATACGCGGCTTTCTCTGCTCTCAAATCTGGCACCGAACTCCGATCGTCTTCCACAACTCAAGAATACTTCATCCTTCCTGCAGACAAGGGATACTA CATCAGCGCCGTCAAGAAACCCGGTTATGTATATGACTTGACCGATGGATCATCCAAAGATGAGACCCCGATCAAACTTGTGATCAACTACGGTCTAGATCATCAGAAGTGGCTTTTCGAACGTGTATAA